In Zingiber officinale cultivar Zhangliang chromosome 6A, Zo_v1.1, whole genome shotgun sequence, a single genomic region encodes these proteins:
- the LOC121994920 gene encoding zinc finger MYM-type protein 1-like — protein sequence MNAPGNNQMIAPKIQKQLVNACAVETTNVILADLGDRWFTLLLDEARDCLVKEQMAVVIRYVNKHGEVIERFMAVVHVATTTAACLKEAIDSLFAKYGLSVARLTGQGYDGALNMSGEFNGLKSLIMKENPYALYVHCFAHQLQLVVVVVAQANQYVCDFMWIVGSIVNTSASSCKRADKLRQLEHDRKVKLLERGEISSGRGLNQETSLARPRDTRWGSHHSTLCRIEQMWPSVIEVLQNLIDDGDHSSKGLSRTLVERMERYEFVFILLLMKRILAITNHLSTVLQEKDQNIVNAMRLINNVKCKLQKLRDSRWDILLEDVKKFCNTHSIEIINMTDNINNRSRLKRDGKNVIDIILQEMDSRFSETTTDLLIYMSCLDPRNSFSRFDVQKLVRLAHFYEDDFSWNERMLVEQELETYIDDVRSDERFEGISDLGALAKKMIETMKNRVFPLVYRMIELTLLLPVATATVERVFSAMNIVKTDLRNRIGDEWMNDSLVVYIEKDVFNTVDNEPILQHFQNMESRRMQLSRIR from the exons ATGAATGCACCtggaaataatcaaatgattgcccCAAAAATTCAAAAGCAATTGGTGAATGCTTGTGCAGTTGAGACCACAAATGTTATTCTAGCTGATCTTGGAGATAGATGGTTCACTTTACTACTTGATGAGGCTCGTGACTGTTTAGTGAAAGAGCAAATGGCAGTTGTTATTAGATATGTGAACAAGCATGGGGAGGTGATTGAACGATTTATGGCTGTAGTTCATGTTGCAACAACTACAGCTGCTTGTTTGAAGGAGGCAATCGACTCTTTATTTGCTAAGTATGGTTTATCAGTGGCGAGATTGACgggtcaaggatatgatggtgcttTAAATATGTCTGGAGAATTTAATGGCTTAAAGTCACTGATAATGAAAGAAAATCCGTATGCATTAtatgttcattgttttgctcatcaactccagctaGTGGTTGTAGTCGTTGCTCAAGCAAATCAATATGTTTGTGATTTCATGTGGATTGTTGGTTCGATTGTGAACACATCTGCATCATCTTGCAAAAGGGCCGACAAACTTCGACAACTTGAACATGATAGAAAAGTTAAACTTCTTGAAAGAGGAGAGATTAGTTCTGGTAGAGGACTAAACCAAGAAACTAGTCTAGCTAGACCTAGAGATACACGATGGGGGTCTCATCATTCAACTTTATGTCGTATTGAACAAATGTGGCCATCTGTTATAGAGGTTCTTCAAAATTTGATTGATGATGGTGATCATTCTTCTAAGGGTTTAAGTAGAACTTTGGTTGAAAGAATGGAGAGGTATGAATTTGTGTTTATTCTACTATTGATGAAACGTATATTGGCAATCACAAATCATTTGTCAACCGTTCTACAAGAGAAAGATCAAAATATTGTGAATGCGATGCGTTTGATCAATAATGTGAAATGCAAATTGCAAAAGTTGAGAGATTCTAGATGGGATATTTTACTTGAGGATGTGAAGAAGTTTTGTAACACTCATTccattgaaataattaatatgaCAGATAACATCAACAACCGTAGTCGTTTGAAGAGAGATGgaaaaaat GTTATCGATATTATTCTACAGGAGATGGATAGTCGTTTCTCTGAAACAACTACAGATTTGTTGATTTATATGTCATGTCTTGATCCTAGAAACTCGTTCTCTAGATTTGATGTACAGAAGTTAGTGCGCCTGGCTCATTTTTATGAAgatgatttttcttggaatgaGCGTATGTTGGTTGAACAAGAGCTTGAAACATATATTGATGACGTCAGATCAGATGAACGGTTTGAAGGCATTTCAGATTTGGGAGCTCTTGCAAAGAAAATGATTGAAACAATGAAGAACCGTGTGTTTCCTTTGGTTTATCGGATGATTGAGCTAACCTTACTTCTTCCAGTTGCTACTGCAACTGTTGAAAGAGTGTTTTCGGCAATGAATATTGTCAAAACAGATTTGCGAAATAGGATTggagatgaatggatgaatgaTAGTTTGGTAGTATATATCGAGAAAGATGTTTTTAATACTGTCGACAATGAGCCAATTTTACAGCATTTTCAGAACATGGAGTCTCGAAGAATGCAATTGTCACGTATTCGTTAG